One segment of Paraburkholderia sp. PGU19 DNA contains the following:
- a CDS encoding ABC transporter permease gives MPVSAQAAASGSPTRANGRASFQKAQRRASAQALLLALPLILFLLSTFIAPIALLLARSVQNHEVPDSMPALTRALDAWDGRGVPDERTFALLASGLKEAQGSGQLGTVARRLNFAQAEFRSLLMRTARNLPADAPPAWKPALIEMDERWNSPETWRLLKRAAASPTPDYLLAAIDAQVTPQGSVEFVPDNSSVYRQAFLRTISISATVTVLCLLLGYPVAWMLANLPAKSSNRLMLLVIVPFWTSLLVRTTAWYVLLQPGGVINSLLMGLGLATHPVPLIFNRAGVLIGMTHVLLPYMILAIYSVMKSVSPIYVRAAQSLGAHPFTAFVRVYVPQTLPGVGAGCFLVFVLALGYYITPALLGGAGDEMISQLIAMQTNTQLNWGLAGALSAYLVIFTAIFYFLFNRIVGIDRLRFG, from the coding sequence ATGCCCGTATCGGCCCAAGCCGCGGCTTCGGGCTCTCCGACGAGAGCCAACGGCCGCGCTTCGTTCCAGAAGGCGCAGCGCCGCGCGTCGGCTCAGGCGCTGCTGCTTGCGCTGCCGCTGATCCTGTTCCTGCTATCGACGTTCATCGCGCCCATCGCGTTGCTGCTCGCGCGCAGCGTGCAGAACCACGAGGTGCCCGACAGCATGCCCGCGCTCACTCGCGCGCTCGATGCATGGGACGGGCGCGGCGTCCCCGACGAGCGCACCTTCGCGCTGCTTGCGTCGGGCTTGAAGGAGGCGCAAGGGAGCGGGCAACTCGGCACGGTTGCGCGACGCCTGAACTTCGCTCAGGCCGAATTTCGCAGCCTGCTGATGCGCACCGCGCGCAACTTGCCGGCCGACGCGCCGCCCGCATGGAAACCCGCGCTCATTGAAATGGACGAGCGCTGGAACTCGCCGGAAACCTGGCGTCTGTTGAAACGCGCCGCCGCATCGCCGACACCGGACTATCTGCTCGCCGCCATCGATGCGCAGGTCACGCCCCAAGGCTCGGTCGAATTCGTGCCGGACAACTCGTCGGTCTATCGGCAGGCGTTCCTGCGCACGATCTCGATCAGCGCGACGGTCACGGTGCTGTGTCTGCTGCTCGGCTATCCCGTCGCGTGGATGCTCGCCAATCTGCCCGCAAAAAGCAGCAACCGTCTGATGCTGCTCGTGATCGTGCCGTTCTGGACGTCGCTGCTGGTGCGTACCACCGCATGGTATGTGCTGTTGCAGCCGGGCGGCGTCATCAACAGCCTGCTGATGGGACTCGGGCTCGCGACGCATCCCGTCCCGCTCATCTTCAATCGCGCGGGCGTGCTGATCGGCATGACGCACGTGCTGTTGCCGTACATGATCCTCGCCATCTATTCGGTGATGAAAAGTGTGTCGCCAATTTACGTGCGCGCAGCGCAGTCGCTCGGCGCGCATCCGTTCACCGCATTCGTGCGCGTGTATGTGCCGCAAACGCTGCCGGGTGTCGGCGCGGGCTGCTTCCTCGTATTCGTGCTCGCGCTCGGCTACTACATCACGCCAGCGTTACTCGGTGGAGCAGGCGACGAGATGATCAGCCAGCTGATCGCGATGCAGACCAATACGCAACTGAACTGGGGGCTTGCAGGTGCGCTGTCGGCGTATCTCGTGATCTTCACCGCGATCTTCTACTTCCTGTTCAACCGCATCGTCGGCATCGACCGTTTGCGCTTCGGTTGA
- a CDS encoding ABC transporter substrate-binding protein, with amino-acid sequence MRTQIKAQRAALAALSVVAFFAAGAQAAETLSVVTFGGAYEAAAKKAYFEPFTQATGVGFSTESYDGGLAKLSAMEQAKNTTWDLIDLETNDAITACDEGLLQKFDKKTIGKTSDFIPGSISDCAVASMVWSTVFAYDASKLKTAPTTVADFFDLQKFPGKRGLRKSPKVSMEWALIADGVDPKDVYKVLATPAGVDRAFKKLDTIKKNIVWWESGAQAPQLLADGAVVMTQAYNGRIDDAAKKDNKPFKAVWDAQVYDFDWWGIPTGAKHADAAAKFIVSASQPKAYADLSKYIAYAPPRKDAIALVDKQRLSDLPTSPQNFKRALQINAGFWADNADQINKRFQTWLTQ; translated from the coding sequence ATGCGCACTCAAATCAAGGCACAACGTGCCGCACTTGCCGCCCTCTCCGTCGTCGCTTTCTTCGCCGCCGGTGCTCAGGCTGCGGAAACACTTTCCGTCGTGACGTTCGGCGGCGCCTATGAAGCGGCTGCGAAGAAAGCCTATTTCGAGCCGTTCACGCAAGCCACGGGCGTAGGCTTTTCGACGGAATCCTATGACGGCGGCCTCGCCAAGCTTTCCGCGATGGAACAGGCGAAGAACACCACATGGGACCTGATCGACCTCGAAACGAACGATGCAATCACGGCCTGCGACGAAGGCCTGCTGCAGAAGTTCGACAAGAAAACAATAGGCAAGACGAGCGATTTCATTCCCGGCTCGATCAGCGATTGCGCGGTAGCGAGCATGGTCTGGTCCACCGTCTTTGCCTACGATGCGAGCAAGCTGAAGACCGCGCCAACCACCGTCGCCGACTTCTTCGACCTGCAGAAATTCCCGGGCAAGCGCGGGCTGCGCAAGTCGCCGAAGGTATCGATGGAATGGGCGCTGATTGCCGACGGCGTCGATCCGAAGGATGTGTACAAGGTACTCGCCACGCCCGCAGGCGTCGATCGCGCTTTCAAGAAGCTCGACACGATCAAGAAGAACATCGTCTGGTGGGAATCGGGCGCCCAGGCGCCGCAGTTGCTCGCGGACGGCGCGGTGGTGATGACGCAGGCCTACAACGGCCGCATCGACGATGCCGCGAAGAAAGACAACAAGCCGTTCAAGGCCGTCTGGGACGCGCAGGTCTACGACTTCGACTGGTGGGGCATTCCGACGGGCGCGAAGCACGCAGACGCGGCGGCGAAGTTCATCGTTTCCGCTTCGCAGCCGAAAGCGTATGCCGATCTGTCGAAGTACATCGCCTACGCGCCGCCGCGTAAGGATGCGATCGCGCTCGTCGACAAGCAGCGCCTGTCCGATCTGCCGACCTCGCCGCAGAACTTCAAACGTGCGTTGCAGATCAATGCGGGCTTCTGGGCCGACAACGCGGACCAGATCAACAAGCGCTTCCAGACCTGGCTTACTCAGTAA
- a CDS encoding ABC transporter ATP-binding protein: MSNPSFISFSGVSKSYDGAHYVVDDLNLDVRKGEFLSLLGPSGSGKTTTLMMLAGFETPTQGEIRLDGRRLDDKPPHQRDIGMVFQNYALFPHLTIAENVAFPLSVRRVSRAEQKTRVKRALEMIELPHLANRRPSQLSGGQQQRVALARALVFEPSVVLMDEPLGALDKRLRETMQYEIMRLHRELSLTIVYVTHDQAEALTMSNRVAVFSDGRIQQAATPSELYENAQNAFVANFVGENNGLTGRVTNVSDDSATLALADGSIIRGRCENGLREGDDAMLALRPERAHIPSAEGTQVDGHSNVVQARVEELVYCGDHHRVHLKLGARDSIVVKVPNTQRHALPSPGNMVEVAWRHDDCKILAMTASAHRNAPANYSPPSPLPTIITTAPAGAN; this comes from the coding sequence ATGTCAAACCCTTCCTTCATCTCATTCTCGGGCGTGAGCAAATCGTATGACGGCGCGCATTACGTCGTTGACGATCTGAACCTCGACGTGCGCAAGGGCGAATTTCTGTCGCTGCTCGGGCCGTCGGGTTCAGGCAAGACCACCACGCTGATGATGCTCGCGGGTTTCGAAACGCCCACGCAAGGCGAGATTCGTCTCGACGGACGGCGGCTCGACGACAAGCCGCCGCATCAGCGCGACATCGGCATGGTGTTCCAGAACTACGCACTCTTTCCGCATCTGACGATTGCTGAGAACGTCGCGTTTCCGCTTTCGGTTCGTCGCGTGAGCCGCGCCGAGCAGAAGACGCGCGTGAAGCGCGCACTGGAGATGATCGAGTTGCCGCATCTGGCAAACCGCCGCCCATCGCAACTGTCGGGCGGACAGCAGCAACGCGTCGCGCTGGCACGCGCGCTGGTGTTCGAGCCGAGCGTCGTCTTGATGGACGAGCCGCTCGGCGCGCTCGACAAGCGTCTGCGCGAAACGATGCAATACGAAATCATGCGCCTGCATCGTGAGCTGTCGCTGACGATCGTCTACGTGACGCACGATCAGGCCGAAGCGCTGACGATGTCGAACCGCGTCGCCGTCTTCTCCGATGGCCGCATCCAGCAGGCCGCCACGCCGAGCGAGCTTTACGAGAATGCGCAGAATGCCTTCGTCGCGAACTTCGTCGGCGAGAACAATGGGCTGACGGGACGCGTCACCAACGTAAGCGACGACAGCGCGACCCTCGCGCTGGCGGACGGCAGCATCATTCGCGGGCGCTGCGAAAACGGCCTGCGCGAAGGCGACGACGCGATGCTCGCGCTGCGCCCCGAGCGCGCGCATATCCCGAGCGCCGAAGGCACGCAGGTCGACGGACACAGCAACGTCGTGCAAGCCCGTGTCGAAGAACTGGTGTATTGCGGCGATCATCACCGCGTTCATCTGAAGCTCGGCGCGCGCGATAGCATCGTCGTCAAGGTGCCCAACACGCAGCGTCACGCACTGCCCTCGCCAGGCAACATGGTCGAGGTCGCATGGCGCCACGACGATTGCAAGATTCTCGCAATGACGGCAAGCGCGCATCGCAACGCGCCTGCCAATTACTCCCCGCCGTCTCCGTTACCTACCATCATTACGACCGCACCTGCAGGAGCCAACTGA
- a CDS encoding SRPBCC family protein: MAHPARTIAIEALVDDLLTGCDRPFSEARSMPPGVYTSPEFLALEERDIFSREWQCAGRASALKDAGDYLTARIGDQPIVVLRDEQMQLKAMSNVCLHRMSVLLEGRGNVRRIVCPYHAWNYSLDGALKGAPLMDRQEGFCKGSYRLPAVRCEEWQGWIYVTLDANALPIHAQLAELNELIGAYGMSDYIETFYEEHVWDTNWKILAENFMESYHLPMLHRATVGPHSRLEEMECPPGLPAFNYHWITKEASLPIGNAHPDNTRLTGHWRKTTALLAIYPTHLVTLTPGYFWYLVLQPEGVGRVHIRFGGGLAPEFVADPQAHAYMATLKKLLDDVNAEDRRGVEAVFRGVHAPLAKPGHLSHLERPNYDFARYLAAKIGTH, encoded by the coding sequence ATGGCACACCCGGCAAGGACGATCGCAATCGAAGCGCTGGTCGATGATCTGCTGACCGGTTGCGATCGGCCCTTCAGCGAAGCGCGTTCGATGCCGCCCGGTGTCTACACGTCACCCGAATTTCTCGCGCTGGAAGAGCGCGATATCTTCTCGCGCGAATGGCAATGCGCCGGCCGCGCGAGCGCGCTGAAGGATGCCGGCGACTACCTGACCGCACGGATCGGCGACCAGCCGATCGTCGTGCTGCGCGACGAGCAGATGCAATTGAAGGCGATGTCGAATGTCTGCCTGCATCGCATGTCGGTGCTGCTCGAAGGACGCGGCAATGTGCGCAGGATCGTGTGCCCCTATCACGCGTGGAATTATTCGCTCGATGGCGCGCTGAAAGGCGCACCGCTGATGGATCGGCAAGAAGGTTTCTGCAAGGGAAGTTATCGACTGCCTGCCGTGCGTTGCGAAGAATGGCAAGGCTGGATTTACGTGACGCTCGATGCGAACGCCCTGCCTATTCACGCACAACTCGCTGAATTGAACGAGCTGATCGGCGCATACGGCATGTCCGACTACATCGAAACTTTCTATGAAGAGCACGTGTGGGACACGAACTGGAAGATCCTCGCGGAAAACTTCATGGAGAGCTATCACCTGCCGATGCTGCATCGCGCGACGGTAGGCCCGCATTCGCGGCTCGAAGAAATGGAATGCCCGCCCGGCCTTCCGGCCTTCAACTATCACTGGATCACGAAGGAAGCGTCCTTGCCGATCGGCAACGCGCATCCGGACAACACGCGTCTGACGGGACATTGGCGCAAGACCACGGCCCTGCTTGCGATTTACCCAACGCATCTCGTGACGCTGACGCCGGGCTACTTCTGGTATCTCGTGCTTCAGCCTGAAGGCGTGGGGCGCGTGCATATCCGCTTCGGCGGCGGACTGGCGCCGGAGTTCGTCGCCGATCCGCAGGCCCATGCGTATATGGCGACACTCAAGAAGCTCCTCGACGACGTGAACGCGGAAGACCGACGCGGCGTGGAAGCTGTATTTCGCGGCGTGCATGCACCGCTTGCCAAGCCCGGTCATCTGAGCCATCTCGAACGCCCTAACTATGACTTCGCGCGCTATCTCGCGGCGAAGATCGGCACGCATTGA
- a CDS encoding LysR family transcriptional regulator, translating into MENHPLRYSLRQLRYFVVTAEALSFTAAAKRLHISQPSISTALADLESSFGVQLFIRHHASGLSLTQAGRDLLGQARNLLKIAEELQTSAKEMDGGMTGSIALGCLVSLAPPLMPRLISRFASEHAGISFRTVEAHQDGLLRGLHDGSLDIVLTYSLDLTEDIAFTPLLSLPPYVILPTSHRLARARKVSLTDLLHEPYVMLDLPHSREYFAALFDAVGSRPVPAFRSSQPEVVRGMVANGLGYSILNFPLKSNRTVDGEDFVVKRFKDNVNATTLGIAQSRTMRPRQVVQRFASYCETYIRRLHLDT; encoded by the coding sequence ATGGAAAACCATCCCCTGCGTTACTCGCTTCGTCAGTTGCGCTATTTCGTGGTCACGGCAGAAGCGCTGTCCTTCACGGCCGCCGCGAAGCGCCTGCATATCTCGCAGCCGTCCATCTCGACGGCACTCGCCGACCTCGAATCGTCATTTGGCGTGCAGCTTTTCATCAGACATCACGCAAGCGGCCTGTCGCTTACGCAAGCCGGTCGCGATCTGCTTGGACAGGCGCGCAATCTGCTGAAGATCGCCGAAGAATTGCAGACATCCGCCAAAGAGATGGACGGCGGCATGACGGGCTCGATTGCGCTCGGCTGCCTGGTCTCGCTCGCGCCGCCCTTGATGCCCAGGCTTATCAGCCGGTTCGCGAGCGAGCATGCGGGCATTTCGTTTCGAACGGTCGAAGCGCATCAGGACGGTCTGCTAAGAGGTCTGCACGACGGTTCGCTCGACATAGTTCTGACCTATAGCCTCGACCTGACGGAAGACATCGCCTTCACGCCGCTGTTGTCGCTGCCGCCGTACGTGATCCTGCCGACCTCTCACCGTCTTGCCCGCGCGCGCAAGGTGTCGCTGACGGACCTGTTGCACGAGCCTTACGTGATGCTGGATCTGCCGCATAGCCGCGAATATTTCGCCGCACTGTTTGATGCCGTGGGCAGCCGGCCCGTGCCGGCGTTCCGCTCGTCGCAGCCGGAGGTCGTGCGCGGCATGGTGGCGAACGGACTCGGCTACAGCATCCTCAACTTTCCGCTCAAGTCGAACCGTACCGTGGACGGCGAAGACTTCGTCGTGAAGCGCTTCAAGGACAACGTCAACGCGACGACACTCGGCATCGCGCAATCGCGCACGATGCGGCCCAGACAAGTGGTGCAACGGTTTGCGTCGTATTGCGAGACCTATATCCGGCGGCTGCATCTGGACACGTAA